Proteins from one Desulfuromonadales bacterium genomic window:
- a CDS encoding EAL domain-containing protein yields MKGIGNSTCRFPERPIAFRVIVVYLLAGCLWILLSDRLLGLLTTDPILLSRLQTYKGWLFIFVTAWLLYALVRRYVKKLHTSEEARLLQACYDPLTGLANERLFHEQLVAAITDARLRTRELEVLYLDFDRFRTLVRAVGHSAGRELLQAVGSRLAGCLGKEETLAHVGGDEFICLALNVERPEQPLGIASRLLDALKDPFTCYGQPVHLTASLGIAIYPYDGEDADTLLRHANAAMCRAKELGGNHFQFYFPQLGEYSLSPLILENHLRKALDSEEFILRYQPQLDLDTNLVGGMEVLVSWKHPEHPGLSPAEFIPLAEQTGLIQPIGEWVLRVACTQNLAWQNAGLPPLRMAVNVSARQFYGTNLVDLVQSVLSETGLAPEWLELEITESLLLQDIDEAITILKRLKTIGVGIAIDDFGTGYSSLSYLKQLPVDTLKLDRSFVIGLPHNPDDAAIAAAVIAMAHVLELQVVAEGVEREDQREFLQAKGCDKIQGFLCSPPLPAEEFGRLWRQEKGEGAVRGG; encoded by the coding sequence GCCTGCTCGGTCTGTTGACGACCGACCCGATTCTGCTTAGCCGGTTGCAGACCTACAAAGGGTGGCTCTTCATCTTCGTCACCGCCTGGCTTCTCTACGCCCTGGTCCGTCGGTATGTCAAGAAATTGCACACGAGCGAGGAGGCGCGTCTTCTCCAGGCCTGCTACGATCCTCTGACCGGTCTGGCCAATGAGCGACTTTTTCACGAGCAACTCGTTGCGGCCATAACCGACGCCCGGCTACGGACGCGGGAACTGGAGGTGCTCTATCTTGATTTCGACCGTTTCCGGACATTGGTCCGGGCCGTCGGCCACTCGGCGGGGCGGGAATTGCTGCAGGCCGTCGGCAGCCGACTCGCCGGCTGCCTGGGGAAGGAAGAGACCCTCGCCCATGTGGGCGGCGACGAGTTCATCTGTCTCGCCCTGAATGTCGAACGCCCCGAGCAGCCGTTAGGAATCGCCTCCAGGCTGCTCGATGCCCTCAAGGATCCGTTTACCTGTTACGGTCAGCCGGTGCATCTGACGGCCAGCCTCGGCATCGCCATCTATCCCTATGACGGTGAGGACGCCGATACGCTCCTGCGCCATGCCAATGCCGCCATGTGCCGGGCCAAAGAACTCGGCGGCAATCACTTCCAGTTCTATTTCCCGCAGCTCGGCGAGTATTCGCTCAGTCCCCTGATCCTGGAAAACCATCTGCGCAAGGCTCTCGACAGCGAAGAATTCATCCTGCGTTATCAGCCCCAGCTCGACCTTGACACTAACCTGGTTGGCGGTATGGAGGTACTTGTCAGTTGGAAGCATCCGGAGCATCCGGGACTTTCCCCGGCGGAGTTCATTCCGCTGGCGGAGCAGACGGGCCTGATCCAGCCGATTGGGGAGTGGGTCCTGCGGGTCGCCTGCACCCAGAATCTTGCCTGGCAGAATGCCGGACTCCCCCCTCTGCGGATGGCTGTAAATGTTTCGGCCCGGCAGTTCTACGGGACAAATCTGGTTGATCTGGTCCAGAGCGTTCTGTCCGAAACGGGACTTGCTCCCGAGTGGCTGGAGCTGGAAATCACCGAGTCTCTGCTGCTGCAGGACATCGACGAAGCGATTACCATCCTCAAGCGGCTGAAAACGATCGGCGTTGGCATCGCCATCGACGATTTTGGTACCGGCTATTCTTCGCTCAGCTACCTCAAGCAATTGCCGGTCGACACGCTCAAGCTCGATCGCTCTTTCGTCATCGGGCTGCCGCACAACCCGGACGATGCCGCCATCGCCGCTGCGGTCATCGCTATGGCGCACGTGTTGGAACTCCAGGTAGTGGCGGAAGGGGTGGAGCGGGAAGATCAGCGGGAATTTCTGCAGGCAAAGGGCTGCGACAAGATCCAGGGATTTCTCTGCAGCCCGCCGCTGCCGGCCGAGGAGTTCGGCCGGCTGTGGCGACAGGAGAAGGGGGAGGGAGCGGTCAGGGGAGGTTGA
- the yhbY gene encoding ribosome assembly RNA-binding protein YhbY — MQQLTGKQVRFLRGLGHHLQPVVMIGKEALSDAVLASLEEALATHELIKVKLQEGCPLDRREAAPILAEKTGSTVAQVLGKTILLFRQGEGRKINLP; from the coding sequence ATGCAGCAATTGACCGGCAAGCAGGTCCGCTTCCTGCGCGGCCTCGGCCATCATCTTCAGCCGGTCGTCATGATCGGCAAGGAAGCACTCAGCGACGCCGTCCTCGCCTCCCTCGAAGAAGCCCTGGCGACGCACGAACTGATCAAGGTTAAGCTTCAGGAAGGGTGCCCGCTCGACCGCCGGGAGGCAGCGCCAATCCTGGCCGAGAAGACCGGTTCGACCGTTGCCCAGGTGCTCGGCAAAACCATTCTGCTTTTCCGGCAAGGCGAGGGTCGGAAAATCAACCTCCCCTGA
- a CDS encoding c-type cytochrome codes for MTRSLLLKVVLLLLVTTPAVGEPREDPPSTRPRESELPPTTEALTGDGRKSVLAEGETVYRRVCVRCHDKGISGAPKLGDREAWKVRIPTGLNNLVRNAIKGYQGNQGVHPPRGGDRNLSDVQIGEAVRFMVESCKKDPARR; via the coding sequence ATGACCCGCTCCCTTCTACTGAAGGTCGTACTGCTGCTCCTCGTTACCACACCAGCAGTCGGTGAACCTCGGGAGGATCCGCCGTCGACCCGGCCCAGGGAAAGCGAGCTGCCGCCCACCACCGAGGCCCTGACCGGTGACGGGCGGAAAAGCGTGCTGGCAGAGGGAGAGACGGTCTACCGTCGGGTCTGCGTCCGCTGTCACGACAAGGGGATTTCCGGCGCCCCGAAACTTGGCGACCGGGAAGCCTGGAAAGTACGCATCCCCACCGGCCTAAACAACCTGGTTCGAAACGCCATCAAAGGCTACCAGGGGAATCAGGGGGTGCATCCGCCGCGGGGCGGCGACCGCAACCTGAGCGACGTGCAGATCGGGGAGGCGGTGCGCTTTATGGTGGAATCGTGCAAAAAAGATCCTGCCCGAAGATAG
- a CDS encoding c-type cytochrome has protein sequence MKMKPINRMLAAVLCLNVLLPACSQQQEATTPKEKFRNEPVQTIRPVQTPTQQAAAITGDTSVQMSGGMAGKIPIETAAEPDGELVFNKVCVACHGPGIAGAPKIGDQETWNPLIAKGMQTLFNHAIKGFTGDKGVMPPKGGAPGLSNAEVEAAVRYMVIQSR, from the coding sequence ATGAAGATGAAACCGATCAATCGCATGCTGGCTGCTGTTCTCTGCTTGAATGTGCTGCTGCCTGCCTGCAGCCAGCAGCAGGAAGCGACCACGCCGAAAGAAAAGTTCAGGAACGAACCGGTCCAGACGATCCGGCCCGTTCAGACCCCGACGCAGCAGGCGGCGGCGATAACCGGGGACACGTCAGTCCAGATGTCCGGCGGGATGGCCGGCAAAATACCGATCGAAACCGCCGCAGAACCCGATGGGGAATTAGTGTTCAACAAGGTCTGCGTCGCCTGTCACGGCCCGGGGATCGCAGGCGCTCCGAAGATCGGCGACCAGGAAACCTGGAATCCCCTGATCGCCAAGGGGATGCAGACCCTGTTCAACCACGCCATCAAGGGCTTCACCGGCGACAAGGGGGTCATGCCGCCCAAAGGCGGTGCCCCCGGTCTCTCAAACGCCGAGGTCGAGGCCGCCGTTCGCTACATGGTCATTCAGAGCCGCTAA